Proteins found in one Nostoc sp. NIES-3756 genomic segment:
- a CDS encoding LptF/LptG family permease — protein sequence MDRYLISELLPTFLFGVGAFSSIGVTIDAVFELVRRVVESGLPIAIAVQVFLLKLPNFIVLAFPMSTLLATLMTYSRLSSESELIALRGCGVSVYRMVMTAVMLSLVVTGLTFLFNEQIAPAANYQASLTLDRALKSDQPTFKQQNIFYPEYRDVKDKDGSKTRILARLFYADQFDGKRMKGLTIIDRSEEGLNQIVVAESAEWNGVQSVWDFYNGTIYLVAPDRSYRNILRFEQQQLQLPRTPLSLAEQSRDYGEMNIAQALEQLNIERLGGDRQKIRKLEVRIQQKFALPFVCVVFGLVGAAMGTIPQRTGKATSFGISVIVIFGYYLLGFITGALAQAGVFSPFIGAWLPNFIGIGIGIVLLVRVAQR from the coding sequence ATGGATCGCTATTTAATTAGCGAATTATTACCAACATTTTTATTTGGTGTTGGGGCTTTTTCATCAATTGGCGTGACGATTGATGCTGTATTTGAGCTAGTTAGAAGAGTAGTAGAATCTGGGCTACCCATTGCTATTGCGGTGCAAGTTTTCTTATTAAAGTTGCCTAATTTTATTGTGTTAGCGTTCCCCATGTCTACGCTGTTGGCAACGTTGATGACTTACAGTCGCCTTTCTAGCGAAAGTGAACTTATTGCTTTGCGTGGTTGTGGTGTCAGCGTCTACCGTATGGTGATGACGGCGGTGATGTTAAGTTTGGTCGTGACAGGGCTGACGTTTCTGTTTAACGAACAAATTGCCCCAGCAGCGAATTATCAAGCATCCTTGACTTTAGACAGGGCGCTAAAATCCGATCAACCTACATTTAAGCAACAGAATATTTTTTACCCCGAATATCGGGATGTTAAGGACAAGGATGGAAGTAAAACCAGGATACTAGCGCGTCTATTTTACGCTGACCAGTTTGACGGCAAGCGGATGAAAGGGCTAACTATTATAGACCGTTCCGAAGAAGGTTTAAATCAAATAGTAGTTGCAGAATCTGCCGAGTGGAATGGCGTACAAAGTGTCTGGGATTTTTATAACGGTACTATCTATTTAGTAGCGCCCGATCGCTCTTATCGAAATATTCTCCGGTTTGAACAGCAACAACTCCAATTACCGCGCACACCCCTCAGCTTGGCAGAACAAAGCCGCGACTATGGGGAGATGAATATAGCCCAAGCATTAGAACAGCTAAATATTGAACGCTTGGGTGGCGATCGCCAAAAAATCCGTAAACTAGAAGTGAGAATCCAACAGAAATTTGCCTTACCTTTTGTTTGTGTAGTCTTCGGTTTAGTGGGTGCAGCAATGGGAACCATACCCCAACGCACAGGCAAAGCTACTAGTTTTGGTATTAGTGTAATAGTAATTTTTGGCTACTATTTACTCGGTTTTATTACTGGTGCTTTAGCACAAGCTGGAGTCTTTTCTCCCTTTATCGGCGCATGGCTACCCAACTTTATCGGGATAGGGATAGGAATAGTATTATTAGTGCGTGTTGCTCAACGTTGA
- a CDS encoding AMIN domain-containing protein, with amino-acid sequence MSKAIMSNNIQGSKQLFGTSLCVAITLFAGSSIAASEQIAKLNSWRFYPDTKKLEITLSSGKTPQYFYLNEPPRLVVDIPDTQLGKVSTQQKYTGSVQRVRVSQMSANVTRIVLDLAPGSAVDSEKVQLQPVSRKNTTRWVLRPTIVKVAAKPNNPQPTNVNYLQLPSTLAPMTGMQPFVSVPPLNSNNQAPQASNFNNTNSSTSPVPTLRNYPVIEFGQPLPKSR; translated from the coding sequence ATGTCTAAGGCAATCATGAGTAATAATATCCAGGGAAGCAAGCAATTGTTTGGCACTAGTTTATGTGTTGCTATTACCTTATTTGCAGGTAGTAGTATTGCAGCTAGTGAGCAGATAGCAAAGCTGAATAGTTGGCGCTTCTACCCAGACACTAAAAAGCTAGAAATTACCCTTTCATCAGGTAAAACACCACAATACTTCTACCTCAACGAACCGCCAAGACTAGTTGTAGATATCCCCGATACCCAATTAGGTAAAGTATCCACCCAACAAAAATATACTGGTTCTGTGCAGAGAGTTCGTGTTTCTCAAATGAGTGCTAATGTTACTCGTATTGTTTTAGATTTAGCCCCAGGTTCGGCTGTAGATAGTGAAAAAGTGCAACTACAACCAGTATCCCGCAAAAACACCACTCGCTGGGTTCTCCGCCCCACAATTGTCAAAGTTGCCGCAAAACCAAATAACCCACAACCAACAAATGTTAACTATCTACAATTACCTAGCACTCTAGCGCCAATGACTGGGATGCAGCCTTTTGTTAGTGTACCTCCCCTCAACTCCAATAATCAGGCTCCTCAAGCAAGTAATTTTAATAATACTAATTCTTCTACTTCCCCTGTTCCTACTCTACGCAATTACCCAGTAATCGAGTTTGGTCAACCTCTACCTAAATCTCGTTAA
- a CDS encoding pentapeptide repeat-containing protein: MMKFKIPQLSLSIFSILLWGVMGIIAIAPFTPPALALDYNKEILIEADFSGRDLTDSSFTKANLRQSNFSNSNLTGVSFFAANLESANLEGTNLTNSTLDSARLIKTNLTNAILEGAFAANAKFDGAIIDGADFTDVLLRPDEQKKLCKVAKGTNPTTGRDTRDTLYCP; the protein is encoded by the coding sequence ATGATGAAATTTAAGATTCCACAACTTAGCCTCAGCATATTTAGCATATTACTTTGGGGTGTAATGGGAATTATTGCGATCGCACCTTTCACTCCCCCAGCTTTAGCACTTGATTACAATAAAGAAATTTTAATTGAAGCCGACTTCTCAGGACGAGATTTAACAGACTCTAGTTTCACCAAAGCCAACCTACGCCAGAGCAACTTTAGTAACTCAAACTTAACCGGAGTCAGTTTCTTCGCCGCCAACCTAGAGTCAGCCAACCTAGAGGGAACAAACCTCACAAACTCCACCCTAGACTCAGCTCGTCTCATCAAAACCAACTTAACAAATGCCATCTTAGAAGGAGCCTTCGCCGCCAACGCCAAATTTGATGGTGCAATTATCGACGGCGCAGACTTCACCGATGTCCTCTTACGTCCAGACGAGCAGAAAAAACTATGTAAAGTCGCCAAAGGTACTAACCCCACCACAGGACGAGATACCCGCGATACATTATATTGTCCGTAG
- a CDS encoding glycosyltransferase yields the protein MKRPLIQRIFQKRDISILQKVVFIGGRSYFPSVRVRCIEVANAVGCDYITDVESIADIPKDKEIFICVKPLFNKEDLADLQKRGVVIWDIHDNYCPRNFIDYYLVSSKGAYQKFCSYGKTYIIPHHHCNFSGFFRRSRLRGKPTWMGSPEWIPSDLHFDFEVYNSKDMTTEQVYDVYRNSTILLNIRAATSITSESVSEHIRINPGIKLINSIGFGVPSISSPEPAYLEIGPECTLFAKDSEDCKNLVIQLQQDDDLYNRLRNNCIFKASQYSLANIAQKYLDLLISKV from the coding sequence ATGAAGAGACCTTTAATACAAAGAATTTTTCAAAAACGTGATATATCCATTCTTCAAAAAGTTGTATTTATAGGCGGTCGGTCTTATTTTCCTAGTGTTCGTGTTCGGTGTATTGAAGTAGCTAATGCTGTTGGCTGTGATTATATAACTGATGTAGAATCAATTGCTGATATTCCCAAAGACAAAGAAATTTTTATTTGTGTTAAGCCTCTATTTAATAAGGAAGATTTAGCAGATTTACAAAAGCGTGGAGTTGTTATTTGGGATATTCACGATAACTACTGTCCTCGCAATTTTATTGATTATTATCTTGTAAGTAGTAAAGGTGCTTATCAGAAGTTTTGCTCGTATGGTAAGACTTATATAATACCTCACCATCATTGTAATTTTTCGGGATTTTTTAGGCGTAGTAGATTGAGAGGAAAACCTACTTGGATGGGTTCACCAGAATGGATTCCTAGCGATTTACATTTTGATTTTGAAGTCTACAACAGCAAGGACATGACTACTGAACAGGTATATGATGTTTACCGTAACTCAACTATCTTGCTGAATATACGAGCTGCAACTTCGATCACATCAGAATCTGTATCTGAACATATTAGAATTAATCCTGGTATTAAATTAATAAATAGTATTGGTTTTGGAGTGCCATCAATATCTAGTCCAGAACCAGCTTATCTTGAGATTGGCCCAGAGTGTACACTATTTGCAAAAGATAGTGAAGATTGTAAAAATTTGGTAATACAGTTGCAACAGGATGATGATTTATATAATCGACTAAGGAATAATTGTATTTTCAAAGCTTCTCAATACAGCCTTGCCAATATTGCACAGAAATATTTGGATCTCTTGATATCCAAGGTATAA
- a CDS encoding cation:proton antiporter: MHTVILVLVEVLIVIGLSRLVGLAFKSIKQPLVIGEIVAGIMLGPSLFGLIAPDVVATLFPPETLPFLNVLSQIGLIFFMFLIGLELNPKYLSGQLEVAILTSHVSILVPFSLGTLLALLLYPLVSNASVSFTAFALFLGAAMSITAFPVLARIITENNLQGTRLGTLALTCAAVDDVTAWCLLAVAIAVARTGNIMGAFPTIIESIVYIAFILTVGRWFLERLATYYRRTGRLSQFMLAGIYVAVVASALITELIGIHLIFGAFLLGAAMPKNADLVRELAIKTEDFVLIFLLPVFFAYSGLRTQIGLLNRPELWLLCAAVLVVAIAGKYIGTYVAARVSGIDKREASALGWLMNTRGLTELIVLNIGLELGVISPLLFTMLVIMALVTTFMTSPLLEWTYPKKLIKLDLIEPEAEINVDITANPYRILVPVANPSTQKGLLRLAVAIAVNYRQPAIVNLLSLIELEEDYSYESTPNEANRSIAQRRQQLEELIGTLEPPTQSFIHPIVRISNNVARETAQIATMEAADLILVGWHRPAFSTNRLGGRVGQILGTVPVDVAVFVDKGGERLESILVPYSANIHDDLALILALRLLINRETCTLQILQVIPQQQIQDELSYELHAMMEKLPDSVRDRIQINIIQAPEPIQAVVAASETVDLTIAGTSRAWGIERQTLGRYTDALAIQCRSSLLITRRYSQLTSHLTSVLPETHQEPTVSS; the protein is encoded by the coding sequence ATGCACACAGTTATTCTTGTTCTGGTTGAGGTGTTGATTGTCATTGGATTGTCACGGCTGGTTGGGCTAGCATTCAAATCAATCAAACAACCTTTAGTAATTGGTGAGATTGTGGCGGGAATTATGCTTGGGCCGTCATTATTTGGTTTAATAGCTCCTGATGTAGTAGCTACCTTGTTTCCACCAGAAACATTACCTTTTCTCAATGTTTTATCTCAGATAGGATTAATATTTTTCATGTTTTTGATTGGGTTAGAACTCAATCCTAAATATCTAAGTGGTCAGTTGGAAGTAGCCATTTTAACTTCTCATGTCAGCATTTTAGTTCCTTTTTCTTTAGGAACACTACTGGCATTACTGCTTTATCCTTTAGTTTCTAATGCCAGTGTTTCTTTTACTGCCTTTGCCTTATTTTTAGGTGCGGCAATGTCGATTACAGCTTTTCCTGTATTAGCGCGAATTATTACCGAAAATAATTTGCAAGGTACACGTTTAGGAACATTAGCTTTAACTTGTGCAGCAGTGGATGATGTGACTGCATGGTGTTTACTCGCAGTAGCGATCGCAGTTGCTCGTACTGGTAATATTATGGGAGCATTCCCGACAATTATCGAGAGTATAGTTTACATCGCTTTCATATTAACTGTGGGGCGCTGGTTTCTCGAACGGTTGGCTACTTACTACCGCCGCACAGGTAGGCTGAGTCAATTTATGCTGGCGGGAATTTATGTAGCAGTAGTTGCTTCCGCCCTAATTACAGAACTGATTGGGATTCACCTAATTTTCGGCGCATTCCTATTAGGTGCAGCTATGCCTAAGAATGCAGATTTAGTCCGCGAATTAGCTATCAAAACCGAAGATTTTGTTTTAATATTTCTGCTACCAGTCTTCTTTGCTTATAGTGGCTTGCGGACACAAATTGGTTTACTCAACCGCCCCGAATTGTGGTTATTATGTGCAGCAGTTTTAGTAGTTGCGATCGCCGGCAAGTATATTGGTACTTATGTAGCAGCCCGTGTCAGTGGAATTGATAAGCGGGAAGCCTCAGCCCTCGGTTGGTTGATGAATACTCGTGGTTTAACCGAGTTAATCGTTTTAAATATCGGTTTGGAATTAGGAGTAATTTCGCCCTTACTATTTACCATGCTGGTAATTATGGCGTTGGTAACAACATTTATGACTTCGCCCTTACTAGAGTGGACTTACCCCAAAAAATTAATCAAATTAGACCTAATAGAACCAGAAGCAGAGATAAATGTAGATATTACAGCCAATCCTTACCGAATTTTAGTACCAGTAGCCAACCCCAGCACCCAAAAAGGCTTACTCCGGTTAGCAGTAGCCATTGCTGTTAACTATCGCCAACCAGCAATAGTCAATCTCCTCAGCTTGATTGAATTAGAAGAAGACTATAGCTATGAGAGTACTCCAAATGAGGCTAACCGCTCCATTGCCCAGCGCCGCCAACAGCTAGAAGAATTAATTGGTACTTTAGAACCACCAACGCAATCTTTCATCCATCCCATTGTGCGCATATCCAATAACGTGGCTAGAGAAACTGCACAAATCGCCACAATGGAAGCAGCTGATCTAATTTTAGTAGGATGGCATCGCCCAGCTTTTAGTACTAATCGCCTGGGTGGACGAGTCGGGCAAATTCTTGGTACTGTACCTGTGGATGTGGCGGTATTTGTAGATAAGGGAGGGGAGAGATTAGAAAGTATATTAGTTCCCTACTCGGCAAATATTCATGATGACTTGGCATTGATACTGGCGTTGAGACTGTTAATTAATCGAGAGACTTGTACTTTGCAGATATTACAAGTCATCCCCCAACAGCAAATTCAAGATGAATTGAGTTATGAACTGCACGCCATGATGGAAAAATTACCCGATAGTGTGCGCGATCGCATTCAAATTAACATTATCCAAGCCCCAGAGCCAATCCAAGCTGTAGTGGCAGCCTCAGAAACCGTAGACTTAACCATTGCTGGTACTAGCCGCGCCTGGGGTATTGAACGGCAAACGCTAGGCAGGTACACAGATGCACTAGCTATTCAGTGCCGTTCTTCGCTACTAATTACCCGTCGCTACAGCCAACTCACCTCTCATCTGACATCTGTACTACCAGAAACTCACCAAGAACCCACCGTCAGCAGCTAA
- a CDS encoding ABC transporter ATP-binding protein codes for MSSFVEIRYINKEFVQNGNRNLVLKDINLEIQQGSFVSLIGHSGCGKSTLLNIVAGLEKPTHGQVRVDGQIVKRPYRDRMVVFQNYSLLPWLTAWENVALFVDKAMPRKSKNERREVISSHLEMVGLKDAAHKKPSQLSGGMKQRVALARALAVQPKLLLLDEPFGALDALTRGSLQVELMRICDIYHITTIMVTHDVDEALLLSDQVVMLNNGPAATIGQVLDIPFEHPRSLEIRDSDKYHYLRQELMQFLQGQEQAKRLHV; via the coding sequence ATGTCTAGTTTTGTAGAAATCAGATATATCAACAAGGAATTTGTACAGAATGGGAACAGAAATCTTGTTCTCAAAGATATCAACTTGGAAATTCAGCAAGGAAGTTTTGTATCTTTGATAGGACATTCTGGCTGTGGTAAATCTACGTTGTTAAATATTGTTGCTGGTTTAGAGAAACCAACTCACGGTCAGGTGCGAGTGGATGGTCAAATAGTTAAAAGACCATACCGCGATCGCATGGTAGTTTTTCAGAATTATTCCCTGTTACCTTGGCTGACTGCTTGGGAAAATGTGGCCTTGTTCGTTGATAAAGCCATGCCCCGCAAATCGAAAAACGAACGCCGTGAAGTTATTTCCTCTCACCTAGAGATGGTGGGTTTAAAAGATGCAGCCCACAAAAAACCATCACAACTATCAGGCGGGATGAAACAACGAGTAGCCTTAGCCCGTGCTTTAGCCGTTCAACCCAAATTACTCCTACTCGACGAACCATTTGGCGCATTAGATGCCCTCACCCGTGGTTCTTTGCAAGTAGAGTTAATGCGTATCTGTGACATCTACCACATCACAACCATCATGGTGACTCATGACGTAGATGAAGCATTGTTACTCTCAGATCAAGTGGTGATGTTAAACAATGGCCCAGCCGCCACCATCGGGCAAGTTTTAGATATCCCTTTTGAACATCCCCGTTCCTTAGAAATTAGAGACAGCGATAAATACCACTACCTACGCCAAGAGTTGATGCAATTCTTACAAGGTCAAGAACAAGCTAAACGCCTCCATGTATAA
- a CDS encoding DUF309 domain-containing protein: protein MSETMPPEFWQGVEEFNAGKFYACHDTLEALWIEASEPEKTFYQGILQIAVGLYHLGNRNWRGAVILLGEGSNRLRRYPSIFGNIDVDELLNQSAGLLKVLQEIGPDKINSGNFNENPTLSLPTIAIAND, encoded by the coding sequence ATGAGTGAAACCATGCCCCCGGAGTTTTGGCAAGGCGTAGAAGAATTTAACGCTGGCAAGTTCTACGCCTGTCACGACACCTTAGAGGCTTTATGGATTGAAGCTAGCGAACCAGAAAAAACCTTTTATCAAGGGATTTTACAAATCGCCGTTGGTCTTTATCATTTAGGTAATCGTAACTGGCGAGGTGCAGTAATTTTACTAGGGGAAGGCAGCAACCGCCTGCGACGTTACCCTTCAATTTTTGGAAATATCGATGTAGATGAATTACTAAACCAGAGCGCAGGCTTGTTAAAAGTATTACAAGAAATCGGCCCAGACAAAATTAATTCCGGTAACTTCAACGAAAACCCTACTCTATCCTTACCAACAATTGCGATCGCCAACGATTAA
- the ntrB gene encoding nitrate ABC transporter permease — protein sequence MHTQANEQNLPQQIANIFSQKLKQLLPSIFGIFIFLTVWHFLSLRPNTTLPSPFTVFTDTWDLIKDPFFHKGGNNKGFFWLILASLRRVVAGYSLAILIGIPIGFIISLNSFCRQAIDPLIQILRPVAPLAWLPLAQAVFLKPNPSAIFVIAITAIWPIILNTALGVKLIPKDYINVSKLVGLSPLENFYKILLPATLPYIFTGLRIAIGLSWLAVVAAEMLLSDDGIGFFIVDAYNNANIDEMILAILYLGGVGLVLDKIMAFISEKVTPQE from the coding sequence ATGCACACACAAGCTAACGAGCAAAATTTACCCCAGCAAATAGCAAACATTTTCTCTCAAAAACTAAAGCAGTTATTGCCCTCTATTTTTGGCATTTTTATATTTTTAACTGTCTGGCATTTTTTAAGCTTGCGTCCTAATACGACTTTACCTTCACCCTTTACAGTTTTTACCGATACCTGGGATTTAATTAAAGACCCATTTTTCCATAAAGGAGGTAATAATAAGGGTTTCTTCTGGCTAATTCTCGCCAGCCTCAGGAGAGTAGTAGCTGGTTATTCTCTGGCCATACTCATAGGTATTCCCATTGGTTTTATTATTAGTCTAAATAGTTTTTGTAGACAAGCTATAGACCCATTAATACAAATATTGCGCCCCGTTGCACCTCTGGCTTGGCTACCTTTAGCGCAAGCTGTATTTTTGAAACCTAATCCTTCCGCTATTTTTGTAATTGCTATAACTGCTATTTGGCCAATTATTCTGAATACAGCTTTGGGGGTAAAACTTATCCCTAAAGATTACATTAATGTTTCTAAGCTAGTAGGGTTATCACCATTAGAAAACTTCTATAAAATTCTCTTACCTGCAACTTTACCTTATATATTCACCGGATTAAGAATCGCTATCGGTCTATCATGGTTAGCAGTTGTTGCCGCCGAAATGTTACTGTCTGATGATGGAATCGGCTTCTTTATTGTTGATGCTTACAACAATGCCAATATTGATGAAATGATTTTAGCAATTCTTTATTTAGGTGGCGTTGGCTTAGTGTTAGATAAAATTATGGCTTTTATTTCTGAAAAAGTGACTCCTCAAGAGTGA
- a CDS encoding CmpA/NrtA family ABC transporter substrate-binding protein: MKKINRRQFITAASATVLAHTLSNSTNSTIAKTPLNSGVYAGYSDTPEVATATLGFVPVTSGCPLIIAKAKGFFAKHGLPDIRVVKQPSWAVMRDKLMLGAADEGLDGGHLLFPMVYLMNTGEITYGRKIPMYIMARLNVNGQGISVANTYKNLNLSLDSSALKAAFAQKTKAGETVRCAVPFRRVTGDFFMRWWLAYGGIDPDRDLSIIVIAPPQMVASMRSGSMEAFSVVDPWHHRLIKQGLGYSAVTTGELWNNHPEKAFTMRAEWVDKYPKAAKAMLAAFLEAQIWCDKPENKEELFEIVSQRQWMGVKNELIRDRLLGKFDYGNGRVVENSPHAIKYWRDSASYPYKSHDLWFLTEDMRWGYRSPDFATKPLIDAVNREDVWREAAKLIGQESAIPASTSRGVEKFFNGLEFDPENPQAYLNAPKIRIM; this comes from the coding sequence ATGAAAAAGATTAACAGAAGACAATTTATCACAGCCGCTAGTGCAACCGTCCTCGCTCACACCCTCAGCAACTCTACTAACTCCACTATTGCTAAAACTCCACTAAACTCCGGTGTCTACGCTGGCTATAGTGATACTCCAGAAGTGGCAACTGCCACACTCGGCTTTGTACCTGTCACTAGCGGCTGTCCTTTAATTATTGCCAAAGCTAAAGGCTTTTTCGCTAAACACGGTTTACCTGATATTCGTGTTGTCAAACAACCTTCATGGGCAGTAATGCGTGACAAACTTATGTTAGGCGCGGCGGATGAAGGCTTAGATGGTGGACATCTCCTGTTTCCTATGGTTTATCTCATGAATACGGGAGAAATTACTTACGGTCGTAAAATCCCGATGTATATTATGGCGCGGCTGAATGTCAATGGTCAGGGTATATCTGTTGCCAACACCTACAAAAACTTAAACTTGAGTCTAGATAGTTCTGCCTTAAAAGCAGCCTTTGCCCAAAAAACGAAAGCAGGGGAAACTGTGCGTTGTGCAGTTCCCTTTCGCCGGGTGACTGGTGATTTTTTCATGCGCTGGTGGTTGGCTTACGGTGGTATTGACCCAGACCGTGATTTATCGATTATCGTCATTGCGCCCCCACAGATGGTTGCAAGTATGCGTAGTGGCAGCATGGAGGCCTTTTCTGTGGTTGATCCTTGGCATCATCGCCTAATAAAACAAGGTCTTGGTTATTCGGCAGTAACAACTGGAGAATTGTGGAATAATCACCCAGAGAAAGCTTTTACAATGCGTGCGGAGTGGGTTGATAAATATCCCAAGGCGGCGAAAGCCATGCTGGCGGCATTTTTAGAGGCGCAAATATGGTGTGACAAACCAGAGAATAAAGAAGAATTATTTGAGATTGTCTCACAACGGCAATGGATGGGCGTGAAAAATGAATTGATCCGCGATCGCCTCTTAGGTAAATTTGATTATGGTAATGGGCGGGTAGTGGAAAATAGCCCCCACGCTATCAAATATTGGCGTGACAGTGCTTCCTATCCTTACAAAAGTCACGATTTATGGTTTTTAACTGAAGATATGCGTTGGGGTTATCGTTCCCCTGATTTTGCAACCAAACCCCTAATTGATGCCGTCAACAGGGAAGATGTGTGGCGAGAAGCTGCTAAATTAATCGGTCAAGAGTCAGCAATTCCAGCTAGTACATCACGGGGAGTAGAGAAGTTCTTCAACGGCTTAGAATTTGATCCAGAAAATCCCCAAGCATATCTCAATGCTCCCAAGATCAGGATAATGTGA
- the lptB gene encoding LPS export ABC transporter ATP-binding protein, with protein MKIVLENIHKSYGKRVIVNRVSLSVAQGEIVGLLGPNGAGKTTTFYIATGLEKPNQGRVWLDNVDITGLPMHKRARLGIGYLAQEASVFRQLSVQDNILLVFEQTNVPRREWSKRLSTLLREFRLEKVARSKGIQLSGGERRRTELARAIAAGREGPKFLLLDEPFAGVDPIAVFEIQQIIAQLRDRGMGILITDHNVRETLAITDRAYILREGQILAYGNTEELYNNPLVRQYYLGDNFQV; from the coding sequence GTGAAAATTGTTTTAGAAAATATTCACAAGTCTTACGGTAAGCGAGTAATCGTTAATCGCGTTAGTCTTTCTGTGGCTCAGGGTGAAATCGTTGGTTTACTGGGGCCTAACGGTGCTGGTAAAACAACGACATTCTACATTGCCACAGGTTTAGAAAAACCGAATCAAGGGCGAGTCTGGCTGGATAACGTAGATATTACTGGCTTACCCATGCACAAAAGGGCAAGATTAGGCATCGGCTATTTAGCACAGGAAGCAAGCGTTTTTCGTCAACTTTCAGTCCAAGATAATATTCTTTTAGTATTTGAACAAACCAATGTACCGCGTAGAGAGTGGTCAAAGCGACTAAGTACCCTACTGCGGGAGTTCCGCTTAGAAAAAGTCGCCAGAAGTAAAGGGATTCAACTTTCCGGGGGGGAGAGGAGGCGGACAGAATTAGCTAGGGCTATAGCAGCCGGACGAGAAGGGCCAAAATTCTTATTGTTGGATGAACCATTTGCAGGTGTTGATCCCATTGCAGTATTTGAGATTCAGCAAATTATTGCACAACTGCGCGATCGCGGCATGGGCATCTTGATTACCGACCACAACGTCCGCGAAACCCTAGCCATTACTGACCGCGCCTACATCCTCCGCGAAGGGCAAATTCTCGCCTACGGCAATACTGAAGAACTCTACAATAATCCTCTTGTGCGTCAGTATTACTTAGGTGATAATTTTCAAGTTTAG
- a CDS encoding ferredoxin thioredoxin reductase catalytic beta subunit, which produces MISSEANTKSSDKSLEAMRHFSEQYAKRTGTYFCSEPSVTAVVIEGLAKHKDELGAPLCPCRHYEDKEAEVKATYWNCPCVPMRERKECHCMLFLTPDNEFAGQSQEISLDTIKEVRDSMG; this is translated from the coding sequence ATGATTTCATCAGAAGCTAACACAAAATCCAGCGATAAAAGCCTAGAGGCAATGCGCCATTTTTCAGAACAATATGCTAAACGTACAGGTACTTACTTTTGTTCTGAACCATCAGTTACCGCAGTCGTAATTGAAGGGTTAGCCAAACATAAAGACGAATTAGGTGCGCCTTTGTGTCCTTGCCGTCACTACGAAGACAAAGAAGCAGAAGTTAAAGCAACATACTGGAATTGTCCTTGCGTGCCGATGAGAGAACGCAAAGAATGCCATTGTATGCTTTTCCTCACACCCGACAACGAATTTGCTGGACAAAGCCAAGAAATATCTCTAGACACGATTAAAGAAGTACGAGATAGCATGGGATGA
- a CDS encoding LptA/OstA family protein, whose amino-acid sequence MMPSYKLPLLKMRRLGLALLLPVAFLGTVALPHQLSSVTAQTPAGNRPLTIRSDIQEYDSKNQVITARGNVQMLYPARQIQATSAQAQYFSKERRIDFMGNVYILQQGGNSIRAEKVTYLIDEGRFVALPQSNRQVESVYMVDDAELGSQANTPAPKTPGLRRSN is encoded by the coding sequence ATGATGCCTAGCTATAAATTGCCTCTTTTAAAAATGCGTCGCCTGGGATTAGCTTTACTGCTACCTGTGGCATTTCTGGGTACTGTAGCCCTACCTCACCAATTATCAAGCGTCACAGCACAAACACCGGCGGGAAATCGTCCGCTTACTATCCGCTCGGATATTCAAGAATACGATTCCAAAAATCAGGTGATTACCGCTCGTGGGAATGTGCAGATGTTGTATCCGGCTCGGCAAATTCAAGCAACATCGGCTCAAGCACAATATTTCAGCAAGGAACGCCGCATTGATTTTATGGGTAATGTCTATATTTTGCAGCAGGGTGGCAATAGTATCCGCGCTGAAAAGGTAACATATTTGATTGATGAAGGACGATTTGTGGCGTTACCACAATCCAATCGTCAGGTAGAATCCGTTTATATGGTGGATGACGCAGAGCTTGGTAGTCAAGCTAATACACCTGCGCCCAAAACACCAGGGTTACGCCGTTCTAATTAG